The Malus sylvestris chromosome 12, drMalSylv7.2, whole genome shotgun sequence genome contains a region encoding:
- the LOC126591778 gene encoding uncharacterized protein LOC126591778 encodes MKDTRRRSILVRAESYTKENIKTKDTRDRPSNEASAMALMATRTNLFRLLTTKAPILGSGSSSNGLKGPVRADRSGGAVSTSSYSTSAVAQQPESGTIGSRPPHMGQEILGVKDYEDYRRSLYGEITHKALLVDAVGTLVVPSQPMALIYRKIGEKYGVEYSETEILNRYRRAYEQPWGRSRLRYVNDGRPFWQHIVSSSTGCSDSQYFEELYNYYTTDKAWHLCDPDAEKVFEALRKAGVKVAVVSNFDTRLRPLLHALHCEHWFDAVAVSAEVEAEKPNPTIFLKACELLGVKPEDAVHVGDDRRNDIWGARDAGCDAWLWGSDVHSFKEVAQRVGVQV; translated from the exons ATGAAGGATACACGCAGACGCAGTATTCTCGTCAGAGCTGAGTCATACacaaaagaaaacataaaaaccaAAGATACAAGAGACAGACCCTCAAATGAAGCTTCAGCAATGGCGTTAATGGCAACCAGAACAAACCTCTTTAGGCTCCTCACTACAAAAGCACCGATTTTGGGATCTGGGTCTTCCTCCAATGGCCTCAAGGGACCCGTTCGGGCCGACCGGAGCGGTGGAGCCGTGTCAACTTCGTCGTATTCGACCTCTGCGGTGGCGCAGCAGCCTGAGTCCGGGACCATTGGGTCTAGGCCGCCGCACATGGGGCAGGAGATATTGGGTGTGAAAGATTACGAAGATTATAGAAGGTCTTTGTATGGTGAAATCACTCACAAGGCTTTGCTAGTTGATGCTGTTGGTACCCTTGTTGTTCCTTCCCAGCCAATGGCTCTg ATATATAGGAAGATAGGCGAGAAATACGGAGTGGAGTACTCAGAGACCGAGATTTTGAACAGATACAGAAGAGCTTACGAGCAGCCTTGGGGAAGATCTCGTCTCAG ATATGTAAATGATGGGAGACCCTTCTGGCAACATATAGTCAGTTCTTCCACTGGCTGTTCTGATTCTCAGTACTTTGAAGAACTTTATAACTACTATACGACTGACAAG GCTTGGCACCTCTGTGATCCTGATGCTGAGAAGGTGTTTGAAGCTCTGAGGAAAGCAGGTGTTAAAGTAGCTGTTGTATCAAATTTTGATACCCGATTAAGGCCTCTTTTACATGCTCTACATTGTGAACATTGGTTTGATGCAGTAGCAGTGTCAGCCGAA GTTGAAGCAGAGAAGCCAAATCCAACAATATTTCTTAAAGCTTGTGAATTATTGGGAGTAAAACCTGAGGATGCTGTGCATGTAGGTGATGATCGTAGGAATGATATATGGGGTGCTAGAGATGCAGGCTGTGATGCTTGGCTTTGGGGAAGTGATGTTCACTCCTTCAAGGAG GTGGCTCAGAGGGTAGGGGTCCAGGTTTAG
- the LOC126594308 gene encoding uncharacterized protein LOC126594308, protein MISAISWVPKGVSKPVPSVADLPTKEEIEELIKTGALEKSGDAESEDNDGEMDVETPTQGDQVSQALEVAKALGRAPKVTEPGTKFDDIADGLRELDMEHYDDEDDGIDVFSSGVGDLYYPSNDMDPYLKKEKDDDEDSEDSDDVTINPSDAVIVCARNEDEVSQLEIWLYVESEDGEADVFVHHDVILSSFPLCTAWLDCPLKGGDKGNFIAVGLMDEPSIEIWDLDIIDEVQPCVILGGIAEKKKKKGKKVSIKYKEDSHRDSVLGLAWNKEYRNILASASADQQVKIWDVVTGKCNITMEHHTDKVQAVAWNHFAPQVLLSGSFDHTVVLKDGRVPSHSGYKWTVTADVESLAWDPHTEHSFVVSLEDGTIKGFDIRAATSAPTSESKPSFTLHAHDKAVCSISYNPAAPNLLATGSTDKMVKLWDLSNNQPSCISSRNPKAGAVFSISFAEDNPFLLAIGGSKGKLEVWDTSYDAAVAQRFGSYYKKSRHQAGPSSG, encoded by the exons atgataTCAGCAATTTCTTGGGTGCCCAAAGGGGTTTCGAAGCCAGTCCCCTCCGTCGCCGACCTGCCCACCAAAGAGGAAATCGAAGAGCTGATTAAAACCGGCGCCTTGGAGAAAAG TGGAGATGCTGAAAGCGAGGACAATGACGGAGAAATGGATGTTGAAACCCCAACACAGGGTGATCAAGTCTCCCAAGCATTAGAGGTAGCAAAAGCACTCGGAAGAGCTCCCAAAGTTACCGAGCCAGGGACCAAATTTGATGACATAGCCGATGGATTGAGGGAACTCGACATGGAACATTATGACGACGAGGATGATG GCATTGACGTATTTAGTAGTGGGGTTGGGGACCTTTACTACCCAAGTAACGATATGGATCCATAtctaaagaaggaaaaggatgAT GATGAGGATTCTGAAGACAGTGATGACGTGACCATTAATCCGAGTGATGCAGTCATAGTTTGTGCCCGCAATGAAGATGAAGTCAGCCAGCTTGAG ATTTGGCTGTATGTTGAATCAGAAGATGGTGAAGCAGATGTTTTTGTTCACCATGATGTCATCCTTTCATCATTTCCCCTTTGCACAGCATGGCTTGATTGTCCTCTCAAAGGTGGAGACAAAG GGAATTTCATTGCTGTTGGTTTAATGGATGAACCATCTATTGAGATATGGGATCTTGACATC ATTGATGAAGTACAACCATGCGTGATATTGGGTGGTATTgctgagaagaagaaaaagaaaggaaagaag GTATCAATCAAATACAAAGAAGACAGTCACAGAGATTCAGTTCTTGGCCTTGCTTGGAATAAGGAGTACAG AAATATACTTGCTAGTGCAAGTGCTGACCAACAAGTTAAGATTTGGGATGTGGTTACCGGAAAATGTAATATTACCATGGAGCACCATACCGACAAG GTTCAGGCAGTTGCATGGAATCATTTTGCCCCTCAAGTTCTTCTCAGTGGTTCTTTTGATCATACAGTAGTCTTG AAAGATGGGAGGGTGCCATCACATTCTGGGTATAAGTGGACTGTCACAGCTGATGTAGAAAGCTTAGCATGGGATCCACACACTGAGCATTCATTTGTG GTGAGCCTTGAAGATGGCACAATCAAAGGTTTTGATATTCGGGCTGCCACATCTGCTCCTACTTCTGAGTCTAAACCTAGTTTTACTCTTCATGCGCACGACAAAGCTGTTTGCTCAATCTCATATAACCCTGCAGCACCTAAT CTTCTTGCAACTGGATCCACAGATAAAATG GTAAAGCTTTGGGATTTGTCAAACAACCAACCTTCGTGCATTTCATCCAGGAATCCTAAAGCA GGAGCAGTCTTTTCTATTTCGTTTGCAGAAGACAACCCCTTTTTGCTGGCCATAGGAGGCTCAAAAGGGAAACTGGAA GTATGGGATACATCATACGATGCTGCGGTTGCCCAAAGATTTGGGAGTTACTACAAGAAGAGCAGACACCAAGCTGGACCTTCATCTGGTTAA